One genomic window of Citrobacter sp. Marseille-Q6884 includes the following:
- the hmsP gene encoding biofilm formation regulator HmsP, with product MRVSRSLTIKQMAMVAAVVMVFVFIFCTVLLFHLVQQNRYNTATQLESIARSVREPLSATILKGDIPEAEAILRSIRPAGVVSRADVVLPNQFQALRMSFIPERPVPVMVTRLFELPVQISLPVYSLERSANPQPLAYLVLQADSYRMYKFVMSTLSTLVTIYLLLSLILTVAISWCINRLIVHPLRKIARELNEIPQQALIGYQLALPRLHQDDEIGMLVRSYNLNQQIIQRHSEEQSDYSMRFPVSGLPNKTFLMGLLEQVVSRKQTTALMIVTCETLRDTAGVLTETQREILLLTLVEKLKSVLAPRMVLTQVSGYDFAIIAHGVKEPWHAITLGQQVLTIMNERLPIQSLQLRPNCNIGVAMFYGDLSAEDLYSRALSAALTSRRRGKNQIQFFDPQQMEEAQQRLTEENDILTALDNQQFALWMQPQVAISSGKVLSAEALLRIQQPDGSWELPEGLIDRIESCGLMVTVGYWILEESCRQLSAWQERGLMLPLSVNLSALQLMHPNMVSDLLELLNRYRIKPGTLILEVTESRHIDDPNAAVAILRPLRNAGVRIALDDFGMGYAGLRQLQHMKSLPVDVLKIDKMFVEGLPEDSSMITAIIQLAHSLDLQMIAEGVETQAQREWLSQAGVEVAQGFLFARPVPADIFEERYLTQ from the coding sequence TTGCGTGTCAGTCGCTCGTTAACAATTAAGCAGATGGCGATGGTTGCAGCCGTTGTCATGGTGTTTGTTTTTATTTTTTGCACCGTTTTGCTGTTCCATTTGGTCCAGCAGAACCGCTATAACACGGCTACGCAACTGGAAAGCATCGCTCGATCCGTCCGTGAACCGCTGTCGGCCACTATTCTGAAAGGGGATATTCCTGAAGCGGAAGCCATTTTAAGAAGTATTCGGCCTGCAGGCGTGGTAAGCCGCGCGGATGTGGTACTGCCCAATCAATTCCAGGCGTTGCGGATGAGCTTTATTCCCGAACGTCCTGTCCCGGTGATGGTGACCCGCCTGTTTGAACTTCCGGTGCAGATTTCGCTGCCGGTTTATTCCCTTGAGCGTTCGGCCAACCCGCAGCCGCTGGCGTACCTGGTGCTGCAGGCGGATTCGTACCGTATGTACAAATTCGTCATGAGCACGCTCTCTACGTTAGTGACCATTTACTTACTTTTGTCATTAATTCTGACGGTGGCCATCTCCTGGTGTATTAACCGCTTGATTGTGCACCCGTTACGTAAAATAGCCCGTGAATTAAACGAGATCCCCCAGCAGGCGTTGATAGGTTATCAACTGGCGTTGCCACGTCTGCATCAGGATGACGAGATTGGGATGCTGGTCCGCAGCTATAACCTGAATCAGCAGATTATTCAGCGCCACAGCGAAGAGCAAAGTGATTATTCAATGCGGTTTCCGGTCTCTGGCCTGCCCAACAAAACGTTTTTAATGGGGTTACTGGAACAGGTTGTTTCTCGCAAGCAGACAACGGCGCTCATGATTGTCACCTGCGAAACCTTGCGTGATACCGCGGGCGTACTGACTGAAACCCAACGGGAAATCCTGTTGTTGACGCTGGTTGAGAAACTGAAATCGGTGCTGGCGCCCAGAATGGTGCTCACACAGGTGAGCGGCTATGACTTCGCCATTATTGCGCACGGTGTGAAGGAACCCTGGCACGCGATTACTTTAGGTCAGCAAGTACTCACTATCATGAATGAGCGGTTGCCTATTCAGAGCCTCCAGCTGCGCCCAAACTGTAACATTGGGGTGGCGATGTTCTACGGGGATTTGAGCGCCGAAGATCTTTACAGCCGTGCGCTCTCGGCGGCGTTAACCTCCCGGCGCAGAGGTAAAAATCAGATCCAGTTCTTTGACCCGCAACAAATGGAAGAAGCTCAGCAGCGTTTGACGGAAGAGAACGACATTCTTACCGCACTGGATAACCAGCAGTTTGCGCTGTGGATGCAGCCTCAGGTGGCAATCTCCAGCGGTAAGGTGTTGAGTGCGGAAGCACTGTTGCGCATCCAGCAGCCGGACGGAAGCTGGGAACTGCCGGAAGGGTTAATCGACAGAATTGAATCCTGCGGGCTGATGGTGACTGTGGGTTACTGGATCCTGGAAGAGTCCTGCCGCCAGCTTTCCGCCTGGCAGGAGCGCGGTCTGATGCTGCCGCTGTCGGTGAATCTGTCTGCGTTACAACTGATGCACCCCAATATGGTGTCGGATCTGCTGGAATTGTTAAATCGTTATCGCATTAAGCCCGGTACTTTGATTCTGGAAGTGACCGAAAGCCGGCATATTGATGATCCAAACGCCGCGGTGGCTATTTTGCGGCCATTGCGCAATGCGGGTGTGCGTATCGCACTGGATGATTTTGGTATGGGATATGCGGGCCTGCGGCAGCTACAACACATGAAATCGTTGCCGGTAGATGTGCTCAAAATCGATAAGATGTTTGTTGAAGGATTACCCGAAGACAGCAGCATGATCACCGCCATTATTCAACTGGCCCACAGCCTTGATCTGCAAATGATTGCCGAAGGTGTTGAAACACAAGCGCAACGCGAGTGGTTGTCCCAGGCGGGCGTGGAAGTGGCGCAAGGATTCCTGTTTGCCCGTCCGGTTCCGGCAGATATCTTCGAAGAACGTTATTTAACGCAGTAA
- the dctA gene encoding dicarboxylate/amino acid:cation symporter, whose protein sequence is MKTSIFKSLYFQVLTAIAIGILLGHYYPELGAQMKPLGDAFVKLIKMVIAPVIFCTVVTGIAGMESMKAVGRTGAVALLYFEVVSTIALIIGLIIVNVVQPGAGMNVDPATLDAKAVAIYAEQAKDQGIVGFLMDIIPGSVIGAFASGNILQVLLFAVMFGFALHRLGSKGQMIFNVIESFSQVIFGIINMIMRLAPIGAFGAMAFTIGKYGVGTLVQLGQLIVCFYITCILFVVVVLGSIARATGFSIFKFIRYIREELLIVLGTSSSESALPRMLDKMEKLGCRKSVVGLVIPTGYSFNLDGTSIYLTMAAVFIAQATNSHMDIVHQITLLVVLLLSSKGAAGVTGSGFIVLAATISAVGHLPIAGLALILGIDRFMSEARALTNLIGNGVATVVVAKWVKELDHKKLDDVLNNRAQDGKTHELSS, encoded by the coding sequence ATGAAAACCTCTATCTTCAAAAGCCTTTACTTTCAGGTCCTGACAGCGATAGCCATCGGTATTCTCCTTGGCCATTACTACCCTGAATTAGGCGCCCAAATGAAACCGCTTGGCGACGCGTTCGTTAAGCTCATTAAGATGGTCATCGCACCTGTTATCTTCTGTACTGTCGTTACCGGCATTGCAGGAATGGAAAGTATGAAAGCAGTCGGCCGCACTGGTGCGGTTGCACTGCTTTATTTTGAGGTGGTCAGTACGATTGCGCTGATCATTGGTCTTATCATCGTCAACGTGGTGCAACCCGGTGCCGGGATGAACGTTGATCCGGCGACGCTGGATGCAAAAGCGGTTGCAATATACGCTGAGCAGGCAAAAGACCAGGGGATTGTCGGCTTCCTGATGGATATTATCCCGGGTAGCGTCATTGGCGCGTTCGCCAGCGGCAACATTCTGCAGGTACTGCTGTTTGCGGTGATGTTTGGTTTTGCTCTGCACCGTCTGGGCAGCAAAGGCCAAATGATCTTCAACGTTATTGAAAGCTTCTCGCAGGTCATTTTCGGCATTATCAACATGATCATGCGCCTGGCGCCTATCGGTGCTTTCGGTGCGATGGCCTTTACCATCGGTAAATATGGCGTCGGAACGCTGGTGCAATTGGGGCAGTTGATTGTCTGCTTCTACATCACCTGTATTCTGTTTGTGGTTGTAGTACTGGGGTCTATTGCCCGCGCAACCGGCTTTAGCATCTTCAAATTCATCCGCTATATCCGTGAAGAGTTGCTGATCGTACTGGGTACCTCATCTTCCGAGTCTGCGCTGCCGCGTATGCTCGACAAGATGGAAAAGCTGGGCTGCCGGAAGTCGGTCGTCGGGCTGGTGATTCCTACCGGCTACTCGTTTAACCTTGATGGTACATCGATCTATCTGACGATGGCGGCGGTGTTTATCGCTCAGGCAACGAACAGTCATATGGATATCGTCCATCAGATAACCCTGCTGGTCGTGCTTCTGCTCTCCTCTAAAGGGGCCGCGGGCGTCACCGGAAGTGGCTTTATCGTTCTGGCCGCCACTATTTCAGCCGTCGGACACTTGCCGATTGCGGGTCTGGCGCTGATTCTCGGTATTGACCGCTTCATGTCTGAAGCCCGTGCGCTGACCAACCTGATTGGCAACGGTGTGGCAACGGTCGTTGTGGCGAAATGGGTTAAAGAACTGGACCACAAAAAGCTGGATGATGTGCTGAATAATCGTGCGCAGGATGGCAAAACGCACGAATTATCCTCCTAA
- the dppF gene encoding dipeptide ABC transporter ATP-binding subunit DppF gives MSTHEATLQQPLLQAIDLKKHYPVKKGIFAPERLVKALDGVSFTLERGKTLAVVGESGCGKSTLGRLLTMIEVPTGGELYYQGQDLLKHDPQAQKLRRQKIQIVFQNPYGSLNPRKKVGQILEEPLLINSSLSKEQRREKALAMMAKVGLKTEHYDRYPHMFSGGQRQRIAIARGLMLDPDVVIADEPVSALDVSVRAQVLNLMMDLQQDMGLSYVFISHDLSVVEHIADEVMVMYLGRCVEKGTKDQIFNNPRHPYTQALLSATPRLNPDDRRERIKLTGELPSPLNPPPGCAFNARCRRRFGPCTQLQPQLKDYGGQLVACFAVDQDENPQQ, from the coding sequence ATGAGTACGCATGAGGCCACCTTGCAGCAACCGTTGCTGCAGGCAATTGACCTGAAAAAACACTATCCGGTGAAGAAAGGCATTTTTGCCCCGGAGCGTCTGGTAAAAGCGCTGGACGGTGTCTCTTTTACCCTGGAACGCGGTAAAACGCTGGCCGTGGTTGGCGAGTCGGGCTGCGGAAAATCGACGCTGGGTCGTCTGCTGACGATGATTGAAGTCCCGACCGGCGGTGAGCTCTATTATCAGGGGCAGGATCTGCTGAAGCACGATCCGCAGGCGCAGAAACTGCGTCGGCAGAAAATTCAGATTGTGTTCCAGAACCCGTACGGTTCTCTGAACCCGCGTAAAAAAGTGGGCCAGATTCTGGAAGAGCCACTGCTGATCAACTCCTCGCTCAGCAAAGAGCAGCGTCGTGAAAAAGCGCTGGCGATGATGGCGAAAGTAGGTCTGAAAACCGAGCATTATGACCGCTATCCGCATATGTTCTCAGGCGGTCAGCGTCAGCGTATTGCGATTGCCCGTGGTCTGATGCTTGACCCGGATGTGGTGATTGCCGATGAACCGGTTTCTGCGCTCGACGTCTCCGTACGTGCGCAGGTACTGAACCTGATGATGGATCTGCAGCAGGATATGGGGCTGTCCTACGTCTTTATCTCCCACGATTTATCGGTGGTGGAACATATTGCCGATGAAGTGATGGTGATGTATCTCGGCCGCTGCGTGGAGAAAGGGACGAAGGATCAGATATTCAACAACCCACGCCATCCGTACACGCAGGCGCTGCTCTCCGCGACGCCGCGTCTGAACCCGGACGATCGCCGCGAGCGTATCAAACTGACGGGAGAGCTGCCCAGCCCGCTGAACCCACCGCCAGGCTGTGCGTTCAATGCTCGTTGCCGTCGTCGCTTTGGTCCTTGTACGCAGTTGCAACCGCAGCTTAAAGATTACGGCGGTCAGCTGGTCGCGTGCTTTGCCGTTGACCAGGATGAGAATCCACAGCAATAA
- the megL gene encoding methionine gamma-lyase encodes MSDCRTYGFNTQIVHAGQQPDPSTGALSTPIFQTSTFVFDSAEQGAARFALEESGYIYTRLGNPTTDALEKKLAVLEKGEAALATASGISAITTSLLTLCQQGDHIVSASAIYGCTHAFLSHSMPKFGINVSFVDAAKPEEIRAAMRPETKVVYIETPANPTLSLVDIETVAGIAHQQGALLVVDNTFMSPYCQQPLQLGADIVVHSVTKYINGHGDVIGGIIVGKQEFIDQARFVGLKDITGGCMSPFNAWLTLRGVKTLGIRMERHCENALKIARFLEGHPAITHVYYPGLPSHPQFELGQRQMSLPGGIISFEIAGGLEAGRRMINSVELCLLAVSLGDTETLIQHPASMTHSPVAPEERLKAGITDGLIRLSVGLEDPEDIINDLEHAIRKATF; translated from the coding sequence ATGTCTGACTGTCGTACTTACGGATTCAACACCCAGATCGTTCACGCGGGACAACAACCCGACCCTTCCACTGGCGCGCTCAGTACGCCTATTTTCCAGACTTCAACGTTTGTTTTTGACAGCGCCGAACAAGGTGCCGCCCGCTTTGCGCTCGAGGAGTCCGGGTACATTTACACACGCCTGGGAAACCCGACCACTGATGCGCTGGAGAAAAAGCTGGCCGTGCTGGAAAAAGGAGAAGCCGCGTTAGCCACCGCCTCCGGTATCTCAGCGATCACCACATCACTGCTGACCCTGTGCCAACAGGGCGATCATATTGTTTCCGCCAGCGCCATTTACGGCTGTACCCACGCCTTCCTCTCCCACAGCATGCCGAAGTTCGGCATTAACGTGAGCTTTGTCGACGCGGCAAAACCAGAGGAAATCCGCGCCGCTATGCGCCCGGAAACCAAAGTGGTCTATATCGAAACGCCTGCCAACCCAACCCTCTCGCTGGTCGATATTGAAACAGTGGCGGGAATCGCCCATCAACAGGGCGCACTGCTGGTCGTGGATAACACCTTTATGTCGCCGTACTGTCAGCAGCCTCTGCAGTTGGGTGCCGACATCGTGGTGCACAGCGTGACCAAATATATCAACGGTCATGGGGATGTGATTGGCGGCATCATTGTCGGCAAGCAGGAATTTATCGATCAGGCGCGCTTCGTCGGGCTTAAAGATATTACCGGCGGCTGCATGAGTCCTTTCAACGCCTGGCTGACGCTGCGCGGGGTGAAAACGCTGGGCATCCGTATGGAGCGTCACTGTGAAAATGCGTTAAAAATTGCCCGCTTCCTGGAAGGTCATCCCGCCATTACCCACGTTTATTATCCGGGCCTGCCTTCTCACCCTCAATTTGAACTGGGTCAACGGCAGATGAGCTTGCCAGGCGGAATTATTAGCTTTGAAATCGCCGGGGGTCTGGAGGCTGGCAGACGGATGATCAATTCTGTAGAATTGTGCCTCCTCGCGGTCAGTCTCGGTGATACCGAAACCCTCATTCAGCACCCAGCGTCTATGACACATTCGCCCGTTGCGCCAGAGGAACGGCTTAAAGCAGGTATTACCGACGGACTTATCCGTCTTTCTGTGGGTCTTGAAGATCCAGAAGATATTATTAACGACCTTGAACACGCCATCAGAAAGGCAACATTCTGA
- a CDS encoding amino acid permease, with translation MQDNTLQLSNNTVTAASFSKKLPFTQYDFGWVLLCIGMAIGAGTVLMPVQIGLTGIWVFIVAFIIAYPATYIVQDIYLKTLSESETCNDYTDIISHYLGKNWGVFLGVIYFLMIIHGIFIYSLSVVFDSASYIKTFGLTDADLSQSIIYKVAIFAALVAIASGGEKLLFKISGPMVVVKVGIIVVFGFAMIPHWNFSNISAFPQASVFFRDVLLTIPFCFFSAVFIQVLNPMNIAYRKRVSDRVLATRMAIRTHRISYITLIAVILFFSFSFTFSISHEEAVSAFEQNISALALAAQVIPGQIIHITSTVLNIFAVLTAFFGIYLGFHEAIKGIILNVLGRVINVEKINPLVLTLGICAFIVTTLVIWVSFRVSVLVFFQLGSPLYGIVSCIIPFFLIYKVSQLEKLRGLKTWLILLYGILLCLSPLLKLIE, from the coding sequence ATGCAGGACAACACATTACAATTAAGCAACAATACAGTAACCGCCGCATCCTTCTCAAAAAAATTACCATTCACTCAATACGACTTTGGCTGGGTATTACTCTGCATCGGCATGGCAATTGGCGCCGGAACGGTGCTGATGCCGGTACAAATTGGTTTGACAGGCATTTGGGTCTTTATTGTCGCCTTTATTATTGCCTATCCAGCAACCTATATTGTGCAGGATATTTATTTAAAAACGTTATCAGAAAGTGAAACCTGTAATGACTACACCGATATCATTAGTCATTATCTTGGAAAAAACTGGGGCGTATTTCTCGGTGTTATTTATTTTCTGATGATTATTCACGGAATATTTATCTATTCCTTGTCGGTGGTTTTTGACAGCGCGTCCTATATCAAAACCTTCGGGCTGACCGATGCCGACCTTTCACAGTCGATCATCTATAAAGTGGCGATTTTTGCCGCACTGGTCGCCATCGCTTCTGGCGGGGAAAAGCTGTTATTCAAAATCTCCGGCCCAATGGTGGTCGTCAAAGTCGGCATCATCGTCGTGTTCGGCTTTGCCATGATTCCCCACTGGAACTTTAGCAATATCAGCGCGTTCCCTCAGGCTTCTGTGTTCTTTCGCGACGTACTGCTGACGATCCCGTTCTGCTTCTTCTCGGCTGTGTTTATTCAGGTGCTGAACCCTATGAACATTGCTTACCGCAAACGGGTGTCAGACAGAGTACTGGCCACACGCATGGCCATTCGAACCCACCGTATTAGTTACATTACGCTGATTGCGGTGATCCTGTTCTTCTCGTTCTCTTTTACCTTTTCGATTAGCCATGAAGAGGCCGTCTCGGCCTTCGAACAGAATATTTCCGCGCTGGCACTGGCAGCGCAGGTTATCCCCGGACAAATTATTCACATCACCTCAACGGTGCTGAATATCTTTGCCGTTCTGACTGCGTTCTTTGGTATTTACCTGGGATTCCATGAAGCCATTAAGGGTATTATTCTTAACGTATTGGGTCGCGTCATTAACGTTGAGAAAATTAACCCCCTCGTGCTGACGCTGGGAATTTGCGCCTTTATCGTGACCACGCTGGTTATTTGGGTGTCGTTCCGCGTATCGGTACTGGTCTTCTTCCAGCTGGGCAGTCCTCTTTACGGTATCGTATCGTGCATTATTCCGTTTTTCCTGATTTATAAAGTCTCACAACTGGAAAAACTGCGCGGACTGAAAACCTGGCTGATCCTGTTGTACGGAATATTGCTGTGTCTGTCACCGCTATTAAAACTGATTGAATAA
- a CDS encoding sigma-54 interaction domain-containing protein, with protein sequence MVTIRWDIKTIDRLSMVEDVLKEFSCCDINIISMKVTPGRILIKSWCRQLQDISCVQSCLSQRADIIHVAYLCEEISELSMPQAVRPRYFSDIICSSPGMQALIEKAIRIADSKYTVLIRGETGTGKELLARAIHNSGQRRFYPFIPVNCSALPESLMESEFFGYEKGAFSGADCKGKKGLFEMADKGTLFLDEFGEMPLSLQAKLLRVLQDGGIRRVGGAQIIPVNVRIIVATNANLEEMVEQRLLRADLYYRINVLSLTIPPLRDHPQDISLLIRHFVQKYAKEFQRRIILDKACFDALHHHSWPGNVRELENTIIRLMLMAESDVITREDLGMATLPSGQQVHGERPFKEQVQCAERQLIEQMVEEKVSSRHIAKALGVSHTTVLNKIRSYQLEGVN encoded by the coding sequence GTGGTCACGATACGCTGGGATATAAAAACAATTGATCGCCTGTCTATGGTTGAGGATGTCCTGAAGGAGTTTTCCTGCTGTGATATCAATATCATCTCAATGAAAGTGACGCCCGGACGGATCCTGATTAAATCCTGGTGTCGTCAATTGCAGGATATTTCCTGCGTACAATCCTGCCTGAGCCAGCGTGCTGATATTATTCATGTCGCTTACCTCTGTGAAGAGATAAGCGAATTGTCGATGCCTCAAGCCGTACGTCCGCGCTATTTTTCAGACATTATCTGCAGTAGCCCCGGTATGCAGGCATTGATAGAAAAGGCGATACGCATCGCTGACAGCAAATATACCGTTTTGATTCGGGGTGAAACCGGCACCGGCAAAGAGTTGCTGGCCCGGGCTATCCATAATTCCGGGCAGCGGCGTTTTTATCCGTTTATTCCCGTGAACTGTTCTGCACTACCTGAATCATTAATGGAAAGTGAATTCTTTGGTTATGAGAAAGGGGCATTTAGCGGCGCAGATTGTAAAGGCAAGAAAGGCCTGTTTGAAATGGCCGACAAAGGGACGCTGTTTCTTGATGAATTTGGTGAAATGCCGCTGAGTTTACAGGCTAAATTGTTGCGTGTACTTCAGGATGGCGGTATTCGCCGCGTGGGGGGCGCACAAATTATTCCGGTGAATGTGCGCATTATTGTTGCGACTAACGCCAATCTGGAAGAAATGGTTGAACAGCGGCTACTGCGCGCCGATCTGTATTACCGGATCAACGTGCTTTCGCTGACGATTCCTCCTTTACGGGATCATCCACAGGATATCAGCTTGCTGATTCGCCATTTTGTGCAGAAATATGCGAAGGAATTTCAGCGACGCATTATTCTCGATAAAGCCTGTTTTGACGCTTTACATCATCATTCCTGGCCAGGAAACGTTCGTGAACTGGAAAATACCATTATACGCCTGATGCTCATGGCTGAATCGGATGTCATCACCCGGGAAGATCTGGGGATGGCAACGCTACCGTCGGGTCAACAGGTTCACGGCGAGCGCCCTTTCAAAGAACAGGTGCAGTGTGCCGAGCGTCAGTTAATTGAGCAGATGGTGGAAGAGAAGGTCTCGTCGCGGCATATCGCCAAAGCGCTGGGGGTGTCGCATACCACGGTGTTGAATAAAATCCGCAGCTATCAACTTGAGGGTGTGAATTAA
- a CDS encoding M16 family metallopeptidase has product MQGTKIRLLAGGLLMMASAGYVQADALQPDPAWQQGTLANGLQWQVLATPQRPSDRIEVRLLVNTGSLTESTQQSGFSHAIPRIALTQSGGLDATQARSLWQQGFDPKRPMPPVIVSYDSTLYNLSLPNSRNDLLKESLSYLANISGKLSITPETVNHALSSEDMVATWPMDTKEGWWRYRLKGSTLLGHDPADPLKTPIDAAKIQSFYQKWYTPDAMTLIIVGNVDARNVAEQINKTFGELKGKRETPAPVPTLSPLRAEAVSIMTEAVRQDRLSIMWDTPWQPIRESAALLRYWRADLAREALFWHIQQTLTKNNAKDIGLGFDCRVLFLRAQCAINIESPNDKLNANLGMVARELAKVREKGLPEEEFNALVAQKNLELQKLFATYGRTDTDILISQRLRSLQNQVVDIAPEQYQRLRQNFLNGLTVDMLNQDLRQQLSQEMALILLQPKGEPEFNMKDLQATWDQIMAPVTAAAASVETDESHAEVTDIPPVQ; this is encoded by the coding sequence ATGCAGGGCACAAAAATTCGACTTTTAGCGGGCGGCTTGCTGATGATGGCCTCTGCCGGCTATGTGCAGGCAGATGCGCTCCAGCCTGATCCGGCGTGGCAACAGGGCACGCTGGCAAATGGTTTGCAGTGGCAGGTACTCGCCACTCCCCAGCGCCCCAGCGACCGTATCGAGGTTCGCCTGCTGGTTAATACCGGTTCACTCACCGAAAGTACGCAACAGAGTGGTTTCAGCCATGCGATCCCGCGTATCGCGCTGACGCAAAGCGGTGGCCTCGATGCCACGCAAGCCCGTTCTTTATGGCAGCAGGGGTTCGATCCAAAACGTCCCATGCCGCCGGTTATCGTTTCTTATGATTCCACGCTGTATAACCTCAGCTTGCCCAATAGCCGCAACGACCTGCTGAAAGAGTCGCTCTCTTATCTGGCGAATATCTCCGGCAAGCTTTCTATTACGCCCGAAACGGTCAACCATGCGCTAAGCAGCGAAGACATGGTGGCGACCTGGCCTATGGATACCAAAGAAGGGTGGTGGCGCTATCGTCTGAAGGGATCGACGCTATTGGGACACGATCCCGCCGATCCGTTGAAAACCCCCATCGACGCCGCGAAAATTCAGTCGTTCTACCAGAAATGGTATACCCCAGATGCCATGACGCTGATTATCGTGGGTAACGTTGATGCGCGTAACGTGGCTGAGCAAATCAATAAAACCTTTGGTGAATTGAAAGGAAAACGTGAAACGCCGGCTCCGGTGCCTACGCTCTCTCCGCTGCGCGCAGAGGCCGTGAGCATTATGACCGAAGCGGTGCGTCAGGATCGCCTTTCCATCATGTGGGATACGCCGTGGCAGCCGATCCGTGAATCTGCCGCGCTGTTGCGCTACTGGCGTGCTGATTTAGCCCGTGAAGCGCTGTTCTGGCATATTCAGCAGACGCTGACCAAAAACAACGCGAAAGATATCGGCCTCGGCTTTGACTGCCGGGTACTGTTCTTGCGCGCGCAGTGTGCCATCAACATTGAGTCACCGAACGATAAGCTGAACGCGAATCTGGGTATGGTCGCGCGTGAGCTGGCGAAAGTGCGTGAGAAAGGCCTGCCGGAAGAAGAGTTCAATGCGCTGGTGGCGCAAAAGAATCTGGAGCTGCAGAAATTGTTCGCGACCTATGGCCGCACGGATACCGATATTTTGATCAGCCAACGTCTGCGCTCGCTGCAAAATCAGGTGGTGGATATCGCGCCAGAACAATATCAGCGCTTGCGCCAGAATTTCCTCAACGGTCTGACCGTTGACATGTTGAACCAGGATCTGCGCCAGCAGTTATCGCAAGAAATGGCGTTAATTCTGCTGCAGCCAAAAGGTGAGCCTGAATTCAATATGAAGGATCTGCAGGCGACGTGGGATCAAATTATGGCACCGGTTACCGCTGCGGCGGCTTCCGTTGAAACGGATGAGTCTCACGCTGAAGTGACAGATATTCCGCCGGTACAATAA
- a CDS encoding type I toxin-antitoxin system toxin Ldr family protein — MTLAQLGIAFWHDLVAPIIAGIIASLIVNWLRNRK; from the coding sequence ATGACACTCGCGCAGTTAGGCATTGCCTTCTGGCACGATCTGGTCGCTCCAATCATCGCTGGCATTATCGCCAGCCTGATTGTGAACTGGCTGCGTAACAGGAAGTAA
- a CDS encoding sugar kinase, which produces MSRKIAVIGECMIELSQKGADVQRGFGGDTLNTSVYIARQVDSAALSVHYVTALGTDNFSQQMLESWQSENVDTSLTQRMENRLPGLYYIETDSTGERTFYYWRNEAAAKFWLESEQSAAICEELATFDYLYLSGISLAILSPASRDKLLSLLRECRANGGKVIFDNNYRPRLWSSKEETQQVYQQMLECTNIAFLTLDDEDALWGEKPVADVIARTHAAGVEEVVVKRGADSCLVSIQGEACIDVPAVKLPKEKVIDTTAAGDSFSAGYLAVRLTGGNATDAAKRGHLTASTVIQHRGAIIPHDAMPQ; this is translated from the coding sequence ATGTCCAGAAAGATTGCCGTGATTGGCGAATGCATGATTGAGCTGTCACAGAAAGGCGCTGACGTTCAGCGCGGATTCGGTGGCGACACGTTGAATACATCCGTTTATATCGCCCGTCAGGTCGATTCTGCCGCCCTTTCCGTACACTATGTGACGGCGCTGGGCACTGACAATTTCAGTCAGCAAATGCTGGAATCCTGGCAAAGTGAAAACGTCGATACCTCCTTAACACAGCGTATGGAAAATCGCCTGCCGGGCCTCTATTACATTGAGACCGACAGCACCGGTGAGCGTACCTTCTATTACTGGCGTAATGAGGCCGCGGCGAAATTCTGGCTGGAGAGCGAGCAGTCAGCGGCCATTTGCGAAGAGCTGGCAACCTTCGATTACCTGTATCTGAGCGGCATCAGCCTCGCGATTTTAAGCCCGGCAAGCCGTGACAAACTGCTGTCGCTGTTGCGCGAATGCCGCGCCAACGGCGGAAAGGTTATTTTTGACAACAACTACCGCCCACGCCTGTGGAGCAGTAAAGAAGAGACACAGCAGGTGTATCAGCAGATGCTGGAGTGCACCAACATTGCGTTCCTGACGCTGGACGACGAAGACGCGCTCTGGGGTGAAAAACCCGTTGCAGACGTGATTGCCCGTACTCACGCAGCAGGCGTCGAGGAAGTGGTGGTGAAGCGCGGCGCAGACTCTTGCCTGGTTTCCATCCAGGGTGAAGCATGCATCGACGTACCGGCGGTAAAATTACCGAAAGAGAAAGTGATTGATACCACCGCCGCAGGCGATTCGTTCAGCGCAGGTTACCTGGCTGTACGTTTAACCGGTGGTAATGCCACTGATGCCGCCAAACGCGGTCACCTGACGGCAAGTACGGTGATTCAGCATCGCGGGGCGATTATTCCCCACGACGCCATGCCGCAGTAA